A stretch of Coccidioides posadasii str. Silveira chromosome 2, complete sequence DNA encodes these proteins:
- a CDS encoding uncharacterized protein (EggNog:ENOG410PK2U~COG:T~TransMembrane:7 (o264-284i296-316o336-356i363-383o395-415i422-444o464-480i)~BUSCO:5438at33183) encodes MACSSPSMTVESHADREDTGATSGFFSPTEILRNRRRRHSFHSSRRLSCDYDADAIFLRVELFLADLERRLQWLEDYRQSHVVDIDSGLKRAYAALQAVRDKCSHASGELMGGGKRRARIVVETMEEQYNHALATKETLEQKAQASMRLMESFLSELEASVHAVKDRGIYVAIDEGWRAVDSGLHHARVVLDEGMERARHAQVALRESIDRAIQLAQEKRLITYADLPHPWRVNPHILDGYRFTTSKIECVTSVFTFSNELVNIWSHLIGLIIVLAVALYFYPLSPNFSLSTKADVAIAAIFFIAACKCLVCSTVWHTMNGIASQSLMERFACVDYTGISFLVAASIVTTEYTAFYCEALSRWIYILMTSSLGIAGIILPWHPTFNRADMAWARVAFYVTLALTGFAPIVQLSLTRGLAWSLYFYAPIMKSLLVYLTGACIYASQVPERWRPGFFDYFGGSHNIWHIAVLGGILFHYHAMQDLFAGAFVRAQGECPGLAY; translated from the exons ATGGCTTGTTCTAGTCCTTCCATGACGGTGGAATCCCATGCGGATCGAGAGGACACAGGCGCGACATCAGGATTCTTTTCTCCAACGGAAATCCTCCGTAATCGGAGACGCAGACATTCGTTTCATTCCTCTCGCCGGCTTTCCTGCGATTATGATGCCGATGCTATATTTCTTAGG GTCGAATTATTTCTTGCTGACTTGGAACGGCGGCTACAATGGCTGGAAGATTACAGACAGTCCCACGTGGTAGATATTGATTCTGGCTTGAAGAGAGCGTACGCCGCTTTGCAGGCGGTCCGAGACAAATGCAGCCATGCATCTGGCGAACTGATGGGTGGAGGGAAGCGCCGTGCAAGAATTGTGGTGGAAACTATGGAGGAACAGTATAACCATGCTCTCGCAACCAAAGAGACGTTGGAGCAAAAAGCTCAGGCTAGTATGCGGCTGATGGAGAGCTTCTTATCGGAACTGGAAGCGAGTGTTCATGCCGTCAAAGACAGAGGTATATACGTTGCCATCGACGAGGGCTGGCGGGCAGTGGATTCGGGTTTACACCATGCGCGGGTTGTCCTTGACGAGGGCATGGAACGTGCACGTCATGCCCAAGTTGCACTCCGGGAAAGCATCGATCGCGCGATCCAGTTAGCTCAAGAAAAGCGCCTCATCACGTACGCCGATCTCCCCCACCCATGGAGAGTGAACCCGCACATCCTGGACGGTTATCGATTCACCACATCCAAGATTGAATGCGTGACTTCGGTTTTCACCTTTTCGAATGAGCTCGTGAACATTTGGTCGCATCTGATTGGCCTAATCATAGTTCTAGCTGTGGCACTTTACTTCTACCCTCTGAGCCCGAACTTCTCCCTGAGCACCAAAGCCGACGTCGCTATCGCTGCTATATTCTTCATAGCCGCCTGCAAATGCCTTGTTTGCAGCACAGTATGGCACACAATGAATGGCATTGCATCGCAATCCCTGATGGAACGATTCGCCTGTGTGGACTACACCGGAATATCCTTTCTGGTCGCTGCCTCTATCGTTACCACTGAATATACCGCCTTCTACTGTGAAGCCTTGTCTCGCTGGATTTACATACTCATGACCTCTTCCCTAGGCATCGCTGGCATCATCCTTCCCTGGCATCCCACCTTCAACCGTGCTGATATGGCCTGGGCACGTGTTGCTTTCTACGTGACTCTTGCTCTCACCGGGTTTGCGCCAATCGTTCAACTGAGTCTCACCCGAGGACTGGCATGGTCTCTCTATTTTTACGCCCCTATCATGAAGAGCCTCCTGGTGTACCTGACCGGTGCTTGTATATACGCTTCCCAGGTGCCCGAGCGTTGGCGCCCTGGCTTCTTTGATTACTTTGGGGGTAGCCATAACATTTGGCACATCGCTGTGTTGGGTGGGATCCTATTCCACTACCATGCGATGCAAGATCTTTTTGCGGGTGCTTTTGTTCGTGCTCAGGGTGAATGCCCTGGTTTGGCTTATTAG
- a CDS encoding uncharacterized protein (EggNog:ENOG410PZ2H) gives MSCIVRIFCCVPRNRHQNKPCHAPPQTQVRYQSPPISQVTVDPTRRSRNGFFVDVDAGVDTENHYNFFVPLPRYTPRPVDVNHDEKLPTFEQVQSWTDRRSSQYPPDEKTPLDLEVNQARANNANDHSSDASSTFSVPSSFGNTSTATTETPPPPYSSNSSWAPSRRSISLSTSPSVASMVQGSDMPLPITQPRPALRRSYDGQGSPRTSVDLQRSRGPQSDLPFPPAYSRP, from the coding sequence ATGTCCTGCATTGTCCGGATATTTTGTTGCGTTCCTAGAAATAGGCATCAGAATAAGCCCTGCCACGCGCCACCCCAAACTCAGGTTCGATACCAATCGCCCCCCATTTCTCAAGTGACTGTGGATCCCACTCGCCGCAGCCGTAACGGATTTTTCGTCGACGTGGATGCGGGCGTGGACACGGAAAATCACTATAACTTCTTCGTGCCATTGCCGAGATACACGCCTCGTCCTGTTGACGTTAACCACGACGAGAAACTTCCTACTTTCGAGCAGGTCCAATCCTGGACCGACAGGCGAAGTTCCCAGTACCCGCCTGACGAGAAGACACCATTGGATCTCGAAGTGAACCAGGCACGAGCGAACAATGCAAACGACCATTCGTCGGATGCCTCGTCCACGTTTTCCGTGCCCAGTAGCTTTGGCAATACCTCGACCGCCACGACTGAAACACCCCCTCCACCTTACTCTTCAAATTCATCATGGGCACCTTCACGACGATCTATTTCGTTATCTACTTCTCCCAGCGTTGCAAGCATGGTGCAGGGCAGTGATATGCCACTGCCAATAACACAGCCACGACCAGCATTACGTCGGAGCTATGATGGTCAGGGATCGCCGCGGACATCCGTCGACCTCCAACGTAGCCGTGGACCACAaagtgatttgccatttCCACCAGCATATTCGAGGCCATAG
- a CDS encoding uncharacterized protein (EggNog:ENOG410PFA7~COG:S~BUSCO:7886at33183) codes for MSPLPLEGFDDYATVAQLVQPPQVPRHRSHDPSNNQKRSDPFQFGSRYLEEGDDVFEFNAWDHVETDEDYKQYAQLQIAKQRESPVSDFNRQRFNSDPAKWWDLFYKNNTGNFFKNRKWLQQEFPVLAEVTKADAGPKLVLEVGAGAGNTAFPILANNSNEQLKVHACDYSKKAIEVIRENEKYDERYIRADVWDVTAEGESSLPPGLGEESVDVVVMVFIFSALAPEQWERAVSNIYRVLKPGGQILFRDYGRGDLAQVRFKKERYMAENFYVRGDGTRVYFFDRDELAHIWGEWCPQGGLPKNELATAESEINEGAESAGFEVLDLAVDRRLIVNRKRKLKMYRCWIQGRFRKIELTSTGESNGNQAGQLEN; via the coding sequence ATGTCACCTCTACCCCTCGAGGGCTTTGACGACTACGCGACTGTAGCCCAGCTAGTTCAGCCCCCTCAAGTACCTCGCCATCGCTCCCACGACCCCTCCAATAACCAGAAGCGGTCAGATCCCTTCCAATTCGGTTCCCGATACCTCGAAGAAGGCGACGATGTATTTGAATTCAATGCCTGGGACCACGTTGAAACTGATGAAGATTACAAGCAATATGCTCAGCTGCAGATAGCTAAGCAGCGAGAATCGCCAGTATCAGATTTCAACCGTCAACGGTTCAACTCCGACCCGGCAAAGTGGTGGGATCTATTTTACAAGAACAATACAGgcaatttcttcaaaaaCCGAAAATGGTTGCAGCAAGAATTCCCGGTGTTGGCAGAGGTTACAAAGGCCGACGCGGGGCCGAAGTTGGTGTTGGAAGTCGGCGCGGGGGCCGGAAACACTGCGTTTCCGATTCTGGCGAATAATTCCAATGAACAGTTGAAAGTACACGCTTGCGACTATTCGAAGAAGGCGATTGAGGTGATAAGAGAGAATGAGAAATACGACGAGAGGTATATCAGGGCCGATGTGTGGGATGTTACGGCTGAGGGTGAAAGTTCACTCCCACCGGGGCTTGGCGAGGAGTCTGTTGACGTGGTCGTCATGGTGTTTATATTCTCTGCTCTGGCACCTGAACAATGGGAACGAGCCGTGTCAAATATCTATCGTGTCTTGAAGCCAGGGGGGCAGATATTATTCAGGGACTACGGCCGGGGTGACCTGGCGCAAGTGAGGTTCAAAAAGGAGAGGTACATGGCGGAAAATTTCTACGTCAGGGGTGACGGGACCAGGGTTTATTTTTTCGACAGAGATGAACTCGCTCATATTTGGGGTGAATGGTGTCCACAAGGGGGATTGCCAAAAAACGAATTAGCTACAGCGGAGTCTGAAATAAATGAGGGTGCGGAAAGCGCAGGATTTGAAGTGCTTGACCTTGCAGTGGACCGAAGGCTGATTGTCAACCGCAAAAGAAAGCTAAAGATGTATCGCTGTTGGATACAGGGCCGATTCCGCAAAATAGAGCTTACATCGACTGGTGAATCTAATGGAAATCAAGCTGGACAACTTGAAAATTGA